Proteins from a genomic interval of Crassostrea angulata isolate pt1a10 chromosome 7, ASM2561291v2, whole genome shotgun sequence:
- the LOC128157308 gene encoding beclin-1-like, which produces MATIKVESKSGTTHVSFVCQRCRQPLKLDHSFNTLDRQLLAELSAPFTAVESNEDELDIISKPALDDVEVDENYSKRDITSTPEPDEDAGDFLLLGETSPGNMDNLSHRIRVSSALFDVMSGQSEIDHPLCEECTDNLLDQLDNQLKITEDECKDYREFLENLDSIQTEEDGSNLDVELQQLQAEEQSLRQQLQNLETEQEHTEALLEKEREISQKLQDEEDKYWKEYNEYKRQVQELEDEQRSVDNQLKYAQTQLDKLKKTNVFNTTFHIWHSGHFGTINNFRLGRLPSVPVDWNEINAAWGQTVLLLNSLAKKMNLTFQRYRLVPFGNHSYIESLSDKSKELPLYGSGGFRFFWDTKFDQAMVAFLDCLQQFKEEVEKGDTGFCLPYKMEKGKIEDSSTGTSYSIKIQFNSEEQWTKALKYMLTNLKWGLAWVSSQFANK; this is translated from the exons ATGGCAACCATCAAGGTTGAATCGAAGTCGGGCACAACTCACGTAAGTTTTGTCTGTCAGCGATGTCGCCAACCTCTGAAACTCGACCACAGCTTCAACACCCTAGATCGACAACTTCTTGCCGAGCTCTCAG CACCCTTTACTGCTGTTGAAAGTAATGAAGATGAGCTGGATATTATATCAAAACCTGCATTG gATGATGTTGAAGTTGATGAAAATTACTCAAAAAGAGATATAACAAG CACCCCTGAACCAGATGAAGATGCTGGTGATTTCCTCCTCTTGGGTGAAACAAGCCCTGGCAATATGGACAATCTCAGCCATAGAATACGA gttTCCAGTGCTTTGTTTGATGTTATGTCTGGGCAGTCAGAGATTGATCATCCACTTTGTGAG GAATGTACAGACAACCTGTTGGATCAGCTTGATAACCAGTTAAAGATCACAGAGGATGAATGCAAGGATTACAG AGAGTTCCTGGAAAACTTGGACAGCATTCAAACAGAAGAAGACGGGTCTAATCTAGATGTGGAATTGCAGCAG CTTCAGGCAGAggaacagtccttgagacaacAGTTACAAAACCTGGAGACAGAACAGGAGCACACTGAGGCCCTGTtagagaaggagagagagatcAGTCAAAAACTTCAGGATGAGGAAGATAA ATATTGGAAAGAATACAATGAATATAAAAGACAAGTCCAGGAATTAGAAGATGAACAAAgaag TGTTGACAACCAACTTAAATATGCACAAACACAACTGGACAAactaaagaaaacaaatgtgtTCAATACCACATTTCATATCTG GCATAGTGGTCACTTTGGAACCATAAATAATTTCCGTTTGGGAAGATTACCAAGTGTCCCA GTTGACTGGAATGAAATAAATGCTGCTTGGGGTCAGACTGTCTTACTTTTGAACTCACTTGCCAAAAAGATGAATTTAACCTTTCAGAG GTACCGCCTTGTTCCCTTTGGAAACCATTCTTATATTGAATCCTTGTCCGACAAATCCAAAGAGCTGCCGTTGTATGGGTCTGGTGGATTCCGCTTCTTCTGGGACACAAA ATTTGACCAGGCTATGGTAGCTTTCTTAGACTGTTTACAGCAG TTCAAAGAGGAAGTGGAGAAGGGGGACACAGGATTCTGTTTACCCTACAAGATGGAGAAAGGGAAGATAGAGGACAGCAGCACAGGAACATCATACTCAATCAA AATCCAGTTCAATTCCGAAGAACAGTGGACCAAAGCCTTGAAGTACATGTTAACAAACTTGAAGTGGGGGCTGGCCTGGGTGTCCTCTCAGTTCGCCAACAAGTGA
- the LOC128155696 gene encoding uncharacterized protein LOC128155696 has product MSGDWSNSLFGCFNDFGICIITYIIPCYTFGKNAEAVGESCCCCGMAYFVPVLHLVAGTSIRGRVRQEKGILGSMLGDFLAVLFCPFCAIIQEAQELRGDRLMGMARE; this is encoded by the exons ATGTCAGGGGATTGGAGCAATAGTTTGTTCGgatgttttaatgattttgggATCTGTATCATCACCTACATCATCCCATGTTACACGTTTGGCAAGAACGCCGAGGCGGTGGGTGAAAGTTGCTGCTGTTGTG GTATGGCGTACTTCGTCCCCGTGCTGCACCTGGTGGCTGGAACCTCAATACGAGGCCGGGTCAGACAGGAGAAGGGAATCCTGGGGTCCATGCTGGGGGACTTCCTGGCCGTTCTATTCTGTCCATTCTGTGCCATTATCCAGGAGGCCCAGGAACTCCGCGGAGACCGACTGATGGGAATGGCCAGGGAATGA